One genomic window of Solanum dulcamara chromosome 10, daSolDulc1.2, whole genome shotgun sequence includes the following:
- the LOC129870429 gene encoding transcription termination factor MTERF5, chloroplastic-like, with product MLVRFRGKSEALSRFHCFKSQYLYSTSARNAIFVKYLIDSLGFSKAEASLASSKVTLGKSFKKNPDLVLNFLKLTGFDKTQMKKLVSTSPKFLFYDVSKTLKPKIQCLMDIGLSGWDLVNVIVKDSTIVERGLLTHLKPTLNCLKRILGSDENVVKAIKSTSWLLSFGGRNVMENNLLLLKNYGVSDDKIRKIVLRNPRYITQKPEWVKDLLHRVEKDFGIPLHSSMFPYGFHTLASQKKARCEKKIEIFKSFGWSDDDILRMFRKLPYCIALSEVKIQKGLSLYMKELGFEPAYLASHPSILIYSMEKRVLPRMKVLKILDEKKLERRKMALYTAVSLKETKFIEYFVLPYKDQVPNLYEPLQKTLAP from the coding sequence ATGCTGGTCCGATTCAGAGGCAAATCTGAAGCTCTATCAAGATTTCATTGTTTCAAATCTCAATATCTCTACTCAACTTCTGCCCGGAACGCTATTTTCGTGAAATACCTCATTGATTCTCTCGGATTCTCCAAAGCAGAAGCATCATTAGCATCTTCCAAGGTAACTTTAGGGAAATCCTTCAAGAAAAATCCCGATTTAGTTCTCAATTTCTTGAAACTAACTGGTTTCGATAAGACCCAGATGAAAAAATTGGTTTCAACATCACCCAAATTTCTATTTTACGATGTTTCCAAAACCCTAAAACCCAAAATCCAATGCTTGATGGATATCGGGTTATCCGGATGGGACCTTGTGAATGTAATTGTTAAAGATTCAACGATTGTTGAAAGGGGTTTACTTACTCATTTGAAACCTACTCTTAATTGTCTTAAGAGAATATTGGGTAGTGATGAGAATGTTGTTAAAGCTATAAAGAGTACTTCTTGGTTGCTTTCTTTTGGTGGTCGTAATGTAATGGAAAataatttgttgttgttgaaaaaTTACGGTGTTTCTGATGACAAAATACGAAAAATTGTGCTTAGAAATCCGAGGTATATTACACAGAAGCCTGAGTGGGTTAAGGATTTGTTGCATAGGGTAGAGAAGGATTTTGGTATTCCGCTTCATTCCTCTATGTTTCCTTATGGATTTCACACATTAGCCTCACAAAAGAAAGCCAGGTGTGAGAAAAAGATTGAGATTTTCAAGAGTTTTGGATGGTCTGATGATGATATACTCAGGATGTTTAGGAAGTTACCTTATTGTATTGCTCTTTCGGAGGTTAAAATTCAGAAAGGATTGAGTCTTTACATGAAGGAGCTTGGTTTTGAACCTGCTTACTTAGCTTCTCATCCTTCAATTTTGATCTATAGTATGGAAAAAAGGGTCCTACCTCGGATGAAAGTCttgaaaattttggatgaaAAGAAGCTTGAGAGGAGAAAGATGGCTCTTTATACTGCTGTGAGCTTAAAAGAGACAAAGTTCATAGAGTATTTCGTGCTGCCTTACAAGGATCAGGTACCTAATTTGTATGAACCACTCCAGAAAACTCTGGCTCCTTAA